In Helianthus annuus cultivar XRQ/B chromosome 8, HanXRQr2.0-SUNRISE, whole genome shotgun sequence, a single genomic region encodes these proteins:
- the LOC110869930 gene encoding uncharacterized protein LOC110869930, whose product MNHRRHPLLDNLHGKVSHKALDLLAKELLRKLEVLRKLNASCGSHMWLSCGLSYACRLENYKRTGRMIQLDDIDVLWGKLDLLSCKLVDEEVDVVAELNNVRQHLEAQSPVQQKSLLSKIKAVFTPKSPNKKPPIVQQNTRGRPTSKKVQERLDEAARLDEAARLNEVARYSSYGEDSNIHTASPIHRYDLPRHSSYVPSEGSRGTGSVVKSEKPKMQRNSSTSSKQKETRDDQGFPLMKGDEHLLSIKRFKNQIPSEFHSYISRIQDVTIDGHCGYRSVAVGLGFTEHVWPCIRSDLLLEIDYNEPRWKHVFERYNEGDFKLIRNSIEWHLKGCDPSHWMEMPYVGLLVAQRYNIVLHVLSIEGSSTIFPLTDAPLDPRPQAITLVHVYGGHFIHAKLEGDYPMPLVTPLWLTHRSIAAKRWEEMHRPRLQHYCKTVEPWNGGLEDLHIHVVFIDAQGKGKGKGKKSDGQGTISMLVSSMLRGRGKRRRLMASGVGFGVGRGNYHMNDNGNNQRVE is encoded by the exons ATGAACCACCGCAGACACCCACTGTTGGACAACCTACATGGAAAGGTTTCCCATAAAGCACTTGATTTGCTGGCAAAAGAGCTACTGAGGAAGCTGGAGGTGTTGCGGAAACTTAACGCATCATGTGGTTCCCATATGTGGCTTAGCTGTGGATTGTCGTATGCTTGTAGGCTGGAAAACTACAAACGTAcag GGCGTATGATACAACTCGACGACATAGATGTACTCTGGGGTAAGCTTGACTTGCTCTCGTGTAAACTGGTAGACGAGGAAGTCGATGTTGTAGCAGAGCTCAATAATGTGCGGCAACATTTAGAGGCGCAGTCCCCCGTTCAGCAAAAGAGTTTGCTTTCAAAGATAAAAGCGGTCTTCACCCCGAAATCGCCAAACAAGAAACCACCGATCGTCCAGCAAAATACTCGCGGTCGGCCTACATCAAAGAAAGTACAAGAAAGGCTAGATGAAGCTGCGAGGTTAGATGAAGCTGCGAGGTTAAACGAAGTTGCGAGATACAGCTCCTATGGCGAGGACAGCAACATACATACCGCTTCCCCTATACATAGGTACGATTTACCCCGACACAGCTCATACGTACCGTCAGAGGGCTCTCGTGGAACTGGTTCGGTTGTAaagtctgaaaaacctaaaatgcAACGAAACAGTTCAACGAGTTCTAAACAGAAGGAGACGCGGGATGATCAGGGTTTTCCATTAATGAAGGGGGATGAGCACTTGTTAAGCATTAAGAGGTTTAAGAATCAAATTCCATCAGAGTTTCACTCTTACATATCGCGTATACAAGATGTGACTATAGACGGTCATTGTGGGTACAGGTCTGTGGCTGTCGGGTTAGGTTTTACGGAACACGTATGGCCATGTATTCGAAGTGATTTACTACTGGAGATTGACTATAACGAGCCGCGTTGGAAGCATGTATTCGAAAGATATAACGAAGGAGACTTTAAACTAATACGTAACAGCATCGAATGGCATTTGAAAGGGTGCGATCCAAGTCACTGGATGGAAATGCCCTACGTAGGGCTTCTCGTAGCGCAAAGGTATAATATTGTCCTCCACGTGCTAAGCATCGAAGGGAGCTCTACCATCTTCCCATTAACGGATGCCCCACTAGATCCACGACCTCAAGCGATAACGCTCGTACATGTTTATGGGGGACACTTCATACATGCTAAGTTGGAAGGAGACTACCCCATGCCTTTAGTGACCCCATTGTGGTTGACCCATCGATCAATAGCTGCGAAACGGTGGGAAGAAATGCATAGACCGCGGTTACAGCACTACTGCAAAAcggtcgaacc CTGGAATGGAGGTCTAGAAGATTTACATATTCATGTTGTGTTCATCGATGCTCAGGGGAAGGGGAAGGGGAAGGGGAAGAAGAGTGATGGTCAAGGAACCATATCCATGTTGGTTTCATCGATGCTGAGGGGAAGGGGAAAGAGAAGAAGACTAATGGCTTCTGGTGTAGGATTTGGCGTGGGAAGAGGAAACTATCATATGAATGATAATGGGAATAATCAAAGGGTTGAGTAA